The Arachis hypogaea cultivar Tifrunner chromosome 14, arahy.Tifrunner.gnm2.J5K5, whole genome shotgun sequence genome has a segment encoding these proteins:
- the LOC140178593 gene encoding uncharacterized protein: MPKDWMDLPRYSEEYINGVISFLDFAYSEGEPEGQQIQCPCKRCCNNEWYRRDVVFDHLVADGFVKGYRTWINHGEWTIPMVVDDDTDDEEGACDDIEGLLNDAFGDVPNAEGVTVGQNEEAKKFYNLIDGASQELYPGCKKFSTLSFTIRLYLLKCLHGWSNASFTSLLELLKEEMPDINIPSSFHKTKAMIRDLGLDYKKIDACPNDCLLYRKELKDEKQCRVCGTSRYTENSSDNSENQPHKKGRPIPAKTMRYFSIIPRLQRLFMCSKTASSLRWHDEECVKDGTLKHPADGLAWKNFDKMDEDFAKESRNIRLGLSSDGFNPFRSMNISWSTWPVMLMVYNLPP, translated from the coding sequence ATGCCGAAGGATTGGATGGATCTACCGAGGTATAGTGAAGAGTATATCAATGGTGTTATTAGTTTCTTAGACTTTGCATACTCTGAGGGAGAACCAGAAGGACAACAAATTCAATGTCCTTGTAAGAGGTGTTGTAACAATGAGTGGTATAGAAGAGATGTGGTATTTGACCATTTAGTTGCCGACGGATTTGTTAAGGGATATAGAACATGGATTAATCACGGGGAATGGACAATCCCAATGGTGGTTGATGATGACACAGATGATGAAGAAGGTGCATGCGATGACATCGAAGGACTGCTTAATGATGCATTTGGAGATGTGCCTAACGCTGAGGGTGTTACTGTAGGCCAAAATGAGGAGGCTAAAAAGTTTTACAATTTAATAGATGGGGCAAGTCAAGAGTTATACCCGGGTTGCAAGAAATTTTCTACATTATCTTTTACCATCCGTCTGTACTTATTAAAGTGTTTGCACGGTTGGAGCAATGCATCCTTCACTTCCCTTCTTGAGCTATTGAAAGAGGAAATGCCTGACATTAACATACCTTCATCTTTCCATAAGACGAAGGCTATGATAAGAGATTTAGGTCTAGATTATAAAAAAATCGATGCTTGTCCAAATGATTGCCTCCTGTATAGGAAAGAACTAAAGGATGAAAAACAATGTCGTGTGTGTGGAACTTCTCGATATACCGAAAATTCTAGTGATAATAGCGAGAACCAACCTCACAAGAAAGGTCGTCCTATTCCTGCAAAGACTATGAGATACTTTTCTATAATTCCAAGACTTCAAAGATTATTTATGTGCTCAAAGACAGCATCTAGTCTGAGGTGGCATGATGAGGAGTGCGTTAAAGATGGGACGCTAAAGCATCCTGCTGATGGCCTGGCATGGAAGAACTTTGATAAAATGGATGAAGACTTTGCAAAAGAATCACGCAATATTAGACTAGGCTTGTCAAGTGATGGGTTCAACCCATTTCGTAGCATGAACATTTCATGGAGCACGTGGCCTGTGATGTTAATGGTATACAACTTGCCTCCGTAG
- the LOC112742601 gene encoding uncharacterized protein, with protein sequence MCMKPEYFMLSLLIPGPQSPGKDIDVYLQPLIEDLKLLWEIGVETYDASKNETFQMRAALLWTINDFPAYAMLSGWSTKGKLACPCCNKNTSYLQLKHSRKTFYMDQHVFLPMDHPWRTNTRSFNGEHELRPPPPVIEGTKIFEMLQNVENTFGKKQTTSNSFPWNWKKRSIFFEFPYWHNNPLRHNLDVMHIEKNILDSVIGTLLDIPANEVRLGGPVQFRWMYPPERYMCTLKSYVHNKSRPEGSIEEAYLAEECLTFCSRYLHEGVRTRLNKQPRNDDDLNDDEVVPSKLFSNKGRSLGVGNGEPINLDDISSAQAHVYVLHNCEEVTDYVREHEDDVNNQRRTKWRKAKVHNKTFSQWFETRARDPDVPVWLKELSRGPSSVARKFSGYIINGYRFHTVEREARRKTQNSGVTLTALTSSFASAKVKRPIQDTVAYYGRLFEINEPFILASQAHQCFYVQDPYEHNKYYVMETVPRDLFKTSDESESEARQTFYNEQNEHITSPAIPADDGELILERIDLRPTVIETVLQVTSAQEYEADFIGDFDSDGSA encoded by the exons ATGTGCATGAAACCTGAATATTTTATGCTTTCTTTGCTTATTCCTGGGCCACAATCACCTGGTAAAGATATTGATGTGTATCTACAACCCTTGATAGAAGACTTGAAGTTGTTGTGGGAAATAGGGGTCGAAACTTATGATGCATCGAAGAATGAGACCTTTCAAATGCGGGCAGCTCTTTTGTGGACAATCAACGATTTTCCTGCATATGCTATGTTGTCCGGGTGGAGTACAAAGGGAAAATTGGCTTGCCCTTGTTGCAACAAAAATACCTCTTATCTACAACTAAAACATAGTCGGAAGACATTTTATATGGACCAGCATGTCTTTTTACCCATGGATCATCCATGGAGAACCAATACAAGGTCTTTTAATGGGGAACATGAATTAAGACCCCCTCCACCTGTTATTGAAGGAACAAAAATTTTTGAGATGCTACAAAATGTTGAGAATACTTTTGGGAAGAAGCAAACTACATCAAATAGTTTCCCATGGAATTGGAAAAAAAGATCAATTTTCTTCGAATTTCCTTACTGGCACAATAACCCACTGCGTCACAACTTAGAtgtcatgcacatagagaagaacaTACTTGATAGTGTAATTGGAACTCTCTTGGATATCCCAG CAAATGAGGTGAGATTGGGTGGTCCAGTGCAGTTTCGTTGGATGTATCCTCCAGAAAGGTACATGTGTACATTAAAGTCGTATGTACACAACAAAAGTCGCCCCGAAGGTTCTATTGAGGAGGCATATCTGGCTGAAGAGTGCTTAACTTTCTGCTCAAGATACTTGCATGAAGGTGTGCGAACAAGACTTAATAAGCAACCTCGGAATGATGATGATCTTAATGACGACGAAGTTGTGCCATCAAAGTTGTTTTCTAATAAAGGCCGTTCATTAGGCGTGGGAAATGGAGAACCAATTAATCTCGATGACATTTCAAGTGCTCAAGCCCATGTGTATGTATTACACAATTGTGAAGAAGTCACAGATTATGTTAG AGAGCATGAGGATGATGTTAACAATCAGCGAAGAACGAAATGGAGAAAAGCAAAAGTTCACAATAAAACCTTCTCGCAGTGGTTTGAAACTCGAGCAAGGGATCCAGATGTTCCTGTTTGGCTAAAAGAATTATCACGAGGTCCAAGCTCTGTTGCAAGAAAATTTTCTGGATATATAATTAATGGATACAGGTTTCACACTGTGGAGCGCGAGGCaaggagaaaaacacaaaatagtggtgTCACATTAACTGCTTTAACTTCAAGCTTTGCAAGTGCTAAAGTTAAACGTCCAATTCAAGACACTGTAGCTTATTATGGCAGACTATTTGAGATA AATGAACCCTTCATACTAGCATCTCAAGCACATCAATGTTTTTATGTGCAAGATCCATATGAACATAACAAATATTATGTTATGGAAACTGTCCCAAGAGACTTATTCAAAACAAGTGACGAATCTGAGTCTGAGGCCCGTCAAACCTTCTATAATGAACAAAACGAGCATATAACGAGCCCTGCCATACCAGCTGATGATGGGGAACTTATTCTGGAGAGGATTGATCTACGACCTACAGTTATTGAAACGGTTCTCCAGGTGACTTCTGCCCAAGAATATGAGGCAGATTTCATTGGAGATTTTGATTCTGATGGGTCAGCCTAA